Proteins found in one Amycolatopsis umgeniensis genomic segment:
- a CDS encoding acyl-CoA dehydrogenase family protein — protein sequence MINLEVPKKAGTLINQAYQAAAEVFRPISRKYDRAEHTYPAELDMFAALLDGLNSSGEGGAGAAGVRRSEKNEKPGNRNGSNLNIVLGTIEMCWGDVGLLLSMPRQGLGNAAIGSVATDEQLKKFSGLWAAMAITEPDCGSDSAAITATARLDGDEYVINGEKIFVTAGERADAVVVWATLDKTKGRAAIKSFVVEKGTPGFEVVRVEHKLGIRASDTAVLRFENVRVPKENLLGTPEIDTAKGFAGVMQTFDNTRPLVAAMAIGVARAALEETRKILTDAGVTIDYDKPVHSQHAAAATFLQLEADYEAAYLLTMESAWMADNRKPNSLQASMAKAKAGRSVVEITLKCVELAGTLGYTEESLLEKWSRDAKILDIFEGTQQIQQLIVARRILGKTSAELK from the coding sequence ATGATCAACCTTGAGGTTCCGAAGAAGGCCGGCACCCTGATCAACCAGGCGTACCAGGCCGCGGCCGAGGTGTTCCGGCCGATCTCGCGCAAGTACGACCGCGCCGAGCACACCTATCCGGCCGAACTCGACATGTTCGCCGCGCTGCTGGACGGACTGAACTCCTCCGGCGAGGGCGGTGCGGGCGCGGCGGGCGTCCGCCGGTCAGAGAAGAACGAGAAACCGGGCAACCGCAACGGGTCCAACCTGAACATCGTGCTCGGCACGATCGAGATGTGCTGGGGCGACGTCGGACTGCTGCTGTCGATGCCGCGTCAGGGCCTCGGGAACGCCGCCATCGGCTCGGTCGCCACGGACGAACAGCTCAAGAAGTTCTCCGGGCTGTGGGCCGCGATGGCGATCACCGAACCGGACTGCGGCTCGGACTCGGCCGCGATCACCGCCACCGCGCGCCTCGACGGCGACGAGTACGTGATCAACGGCGAGAAGATCTTCGTGACCGCGGGCGAACGCGCCGACGCCGTCGTCGTCTGGGCCACTCTGGACAAGACGAAGGGCCGCGCGGCGATCAAGTCCTTCGTCGTCGAGAAGGGCACGCCCGGCTTCGAGGTGGTGCGCGTCGAGCACAAACTCGGCATCCGCGCCTCCGACACCGCCGTGCTGCGCTTCGAGAACGTCCGCGTGCCCAAGGAGAACCTCCTCGGCACGCCGGAGATCGACACCGCCAAGGGTTTCGCCGGGGTCATGCAGACCTTCGACAACACCCGTCCGCTGGTCGCCGCCATGGCCATCGGTGTCGCCCGCGCGGCGCTGGAGGAGACCCGGAAGATCCTCACCGACGCCGGCGTGACCATCGACTACGACAAGCCCGTCCACAGCCAGCACGCGGCCGCGGCCACGTTCCTGCAGCTGGAAGCCGACTACGAAGCGGCGTACCTGCTGACCATGGAATCGGCGTGGATGGCCGACAACCGCAAGCCGAACTCGCTGCAGGCCTCGATGGCCAAGGCGAAGGCGGGCCGGTCGGTCGTCGAGATCACGCTGAAGTGTGTCGAGCTGGCCGGAACCTTGGGCTACACCGAGGAATCGTTGCTGGAGAAGTGGAGCCGGGACGCGAAGATCCTCGATATCTTCGAGGGCACGCAACAGATCCAGCAGCTGATCGTGGCTCGCCGGATCCTGGGCAAGACCAGCGCCGAGCTCAAGTAG
- a CDS encoding MASE1 domain-containing protein, whose protein sequence is MRLAARQLSPAARWCLIVLAITVGYFAAGQIGIQWAIVREQISPLWPAAGVALVVPMLLGPRFWPAIFFGALLTNIALGPSLITVMVISAGNTLGPMLAYAVMRWLGFRNQLDRLPDAVLLVVVGAIGGTAVSAALGTGVLVLSDALSPPDFWATALVWWTGDAMGVLTITPLLLLAPRFRLPRRVSLARWGEAVALAILGIGTAILASTTTSKLFLVFPVLVWAALRFRQAGALLCSLCVCTFTIFAAVNGLGPYGPYELVTRMLHVQAFDATVGLTALALSTIVLQRDRATAEITDAWRQITEMVDMIAPRQSLRSAMTTQRKDGEPAAEAQAACSSRKQSR, encoded by the coding sequence ATGAGACTCGCCGCTCGACAGCTCTCCCCTGCCGCACGCTGGTGCCTCATCGTTCTCGCCATAACCGTGGGCTACTTCGCGGCGGGCCAGATCGGGATCCAATGGGCGATCGTGCGGGAGCAGATCTCACCATTGTGGCCCGCGGCCGGGGTCGCGCTGGTGGTACCGATGCTGCTGGGGCCGCGGTTCTGGCCGGCGATCTTCTTCGGCGCCCTCCTGACGAACATCGCCCTCGGCCCCTCCTTGATCACGGTCATGGTGATCTCCGCGGGGAACACGCTCGGGCCGATGCTGGCCTACGCGGTGATGCGGTGGCTGGGTTTCCGCAACCAGCTCGACAGGCTTCCCGACGCCGTCCTCCTGGTGGTGGTCGGGGCGATCGGGGGCACGGCCGTCAGCGCCGCGCTGGGCACCGGCGTGCTGGTCCTCAGCGACGCGCTGAGCCCGCCGGACTTCTGGGCCACGGCGCTCGTGTGGTGGACCGGCGACGCGATGGGCGTCCTGACGATCACGCCTTTGCTGCTCCTCGCGCCGAGGTTCCGCCTGCCGAGGCGAGTTTCACTCGCGCGCTGGGGTGAGGCGGTGGCGCTCGCGATCCTCGGCATCGGCACGGCGATCCTCGCGTCCACGACGACGTCCAAGCTGTTCTTGGTCTTCCCCGTGCTCGTCTGGGCCGCGTTGCGCTTCCGGCAGGCCGGGGCGCTGCTGTGTTCCTTGTGCGTCTGCACTTTCACGATCTTCGCCGCCGTGAACGGGCTCGGCCCCTACGGTCCCTACGAGCTCGTCACCCGCATGCTGCACGTCCAGGCCTTCGACGCCACCGTCGGGCTGACGGCGCTGGCGCTGTCCACGATCGTCCTGCAACGCGACCGCGCCACCGCGGAGATCACCGACGCCTGGCGCCAGATCACCGAGATGGTCGACATGATCGCGCCACGCCAATCCCTGCGCAGCGCGATGACCACCCAGCGCAAGGACGGCGAACCCGCGGCTGAGGCTCAGGCGGCCTGTTCGTCGAGGAAACAGTCGAGGTAG
- a CDS encoding alpha/beta fold hydrolase — MATPPARLAAAASNVVGKVLHGGVADLRPVPRVLIDQGPNRSVYRLTNGKDPASGPPVLLVPPLAAPALCFDLRRGCSLAEHLVDGGRNTYLVDYGNVAFSDRRLGIEHWIDEVLPRAIRKVSEDAGGRPVHVVAWCLGGIFSLLTAADQPELPIESIATIASPFDFTAIPLIAPFRPLVDLTGGHLLTPIYRVLGGAPSYLVSRVFRATGISKEITKPLAILKNLDDRDYLAQIEAVDHFMDNMIAYPGRTFGQIYHRFFRANDLAEGTVDLNGRIIALSGVKVPTLIIAGQNDTIAPRAAVERLTDLLDNSPSVTFETAPGGHLGVLTGRKARGTTWRYLDCFLDEQAA, encoded by the coding sequence ATGGCAACACCCCCGGCACGGCTCGCCGCCGCCGCGTCGAACGTCGTCGGGAAGGTGCTGCACGGTGGTGTCGCCGATCTCCGCCCGGTTCCGCGCGTCCTGATCGACCAAGGCCCCAACCGTTCGGTGTACCGGCTGACGAACGGCAAGGACCCGGCGTCCGGCCCGCCGGTGCTGCTGGTGCCGCCGCTGGCCGCGCCCGCGTTGTGCTTCGACCTGCGCCGCGGGTGCAGCCTCGCCGAGCATCTGGTCGACGGCGGCCGCAACACCTACCTGGTCGACTACGGGAACGTCGCGTTCTCAGACCGGCGCCTCGGCATCGAGCACTGGATCGACGAGGTGCTCCCGCGGGCGATCCGCAAGGTCAGCGAGGACGCCGGCGGCCGGCCTGTCCACGTCGTCGCCTGGTGCCTCGGCGGGATCTTCTCCCTGCTGACCGCCGCCGATCAGCCCGAACTGCCGATCGAGTCGATCGCGACCATCGCGTCGCCCTTCGACTTCACCGCGATCCCGCTGATCGCCCCGTTCCGTCCGCTGGTGGACCTCACGGGCGGTCATCTGCTGACCCCGATCTACCGCGTGCTCGGCGGCGCACCGTCCTATTTGGTCAGCCGGGTCTTCCGCGCGACCGGGATCAGCAAGGAGATCACCAAACCCCTCGCGATCCTGAAGAATCTCGATGACCGGGACTATCTGGCGCAGATCGAGGCCGTCGACCACTTCATGGACAACATGATCGCCTACCCCGGACGGACGTTCGGCCAGATCTACCACCGGTTCTTCCGCGCCAACGATCTCGCCGAGGGCACTGTCGACCTCAACGGCCGCATCATCGCGCTGTCCGGGGTCAAGGTGCCGACCCTGATCATCGCCGGGCAGAACGACACGATCGCCCCGCGCGCGGCCGTCGAACGGCTCACCGACCTGCTGGACAACTCACCGTCGGTGACCTTCGAGACCGCGCCCGGCGGGCACCTGGGCGTCCTCACCGGCCGGAAGGCGCGCGGGACCACATGGCGCTACCTCGACTGTTTCCTCGACGAACAGGCCGCCTGA
- a CDS encoding SDR family oxidoreductase — translation MAKRERSLAGKVVVITGAAQGIGASTATALSRLGAKVVIGDLDQVLAEKTAAELGAEALPLDVTDTKGFTEFLDEVERRVGPIDVLINNAGIMPLKPLDEEDDAATRRLLEINLHAVIHGTREAVKRMRPRGTGHIVNIASMAGKAGFPGAATYCATKHAVVGLSESVHLELHGTGVLVSCVMPAVVRTELASGLGEAKFFKSVQPEDVANAIVDALRRPKFDVFVPASLDAMGRITRLLPRRLGEGLLRALGGDKILSSATHSSARAEYESRAARSAPAAEKSTDS, via the coding sequence ATGGCCAAGCGTGAACGTTCCCTCGCAGGCAAGGTCGTCGTGATCACCGGAGCGGCGCAGGGCATCGGGGCCAGTACCGCGACGGCGTTGTCCCGGCTCGGCGCCAAGGTCGTCATCGGCGACCTGGACCAGGTCCTCGCGGAGAAGACCGCGGCCGAACTGGGTGCGGAGGCGCTGCCGCTCGACGTCACCGACACGAAGGGCTTCACCGAGTTCCTCGACGAGGTCGAGCGGCGCGTCGGCCCGATCGACGTGCTGATCAACAACGCGGGCATCATGCCGCTCAAGCCGCTCGACGAAGAGGACGACGCGGCGACGCGGCGGCTGCTCGAGATCAACCTGCACGCCGTCATCCACGGCACCAGGGAAGCGGTCAAACGCATGCGCCCGCGTGGCACCGGCCACATCGTCAACATCGCCTCGATGGCCGGAAAGGCCGGATTCCCCGGTGCCGCCACCTACTGCGCGACGAAACACGCCGTCGTCGGATTGTCGGAATCGGTACATCTGGAATTGCACGGAACGGGTGTGCTGGTCTCGTGCGTGATGCCCGCCGTGGTGCGCACGGAACTGGCCAGCGGGCTCGGCGAGGCGAAGTTCTTCAAATCGGTCCAGCCGGAAGATGTGGCGAACGCCATTGTCGATGCGTTGCGACGTCCCAAATTCGACGTCTTCGTTCCCGCGTCGCTGGACGCCATGGGCAGGATCACACGGCTGCTCCCGCGCCGCCTCGGCGAGGGACTGCTTCGCGCGCTCGGCGGCGACAAGATTTTGTCCTCCGCAACGCATTCCAGTGCCCGCGCGGAGTACGAATCGCGTGCCGCGCGAAGTGCTCCGGCGGCGGAAAAGAGCACCGATTCTTAG
- a CDS encoding GNAT family N-acetyltransferase, protein MSDFVIRQGGSGDFQTLLDMFDEAVAWLAGRGSEGQWGTEPWSTIPKRIERVRGIADGPGLYLGEVGGEAAGAIVLGDRFPHVSPVDEPEIYIGLLLTSRRFAGHRVGSRLVEFALAEARERGIGLVRVDCWAGGDGDLQRYYESQGFKPTERFDVKGWIGQVFEQRP, encoded by the coding sequence ATGAGCGATTTCGTCATCCGTCAGGGTGGTTCTGGGGATTTTCAAACGTTGCTGGACATGTTCGACGAGGCCGTCGCGTGGCTAGCCGGACGGGGTAGTGAGGGGCAGTGGGGGACCGAGCCGTGGTCCACGATCCCGAAGCGGATCGAGCGGGTGCGCGGGATCGCCGACGGGCCGGGGCTGTACCTCGGCGAGGTCGGTGGCGAGGCGGCCGGGGCGATCGTCCTCGGTGACCGGTTCCCGCATGTCTCGCCTGTCGACGAACCCGAGATCTACATCGGCCTGCTGCTGACCTCGCGCCGGTTCGCCGGTCACCGGGTCGGCTCGCGGCTCGTCGAGTTCGCGCTGGCCGAGGCGCGGGAACGCGGCATCGGGCTGGTGCGGGTCGACTGCTGGGCCGGCGGCGACGGCGACCTGCAGCGTTACTACGAGAGTCAGGGCTTCAAACCGACGGAGCGGTTCGACGTCAAGGGCTGGATCGGCCAGGTGTTCGAGCAGCGCCCCTAG
- a CDS encoding acyl-CoA dehydrogenase family protein, with protein MIDFRLDDEYEALRKTVEEFARSEVAPVIGDLYEREEFPYEIVAKMADMGLFGLPFPEEYGGMGGDYFALCLTLEELARVDSSVAITVEAGVSLGAMPIYRFGTQEQKEKWLPELCAGTALGAFGLTEPGGGSDAGATRTRAKLDGDTWVINGSKSFITNSGTDITKLVTVTAVTDVKENGRKEISAIIVPSGTPGFAVAPKYSKVGWNCSDTHELSFDDVRVPAENLVGERGRGYAQFLSILDEGRVAIAALSVGLAQGCVDECLRYVKEREAFGHKIGEYQAIQFKVADMEVRTHTARLAYYAAASKMLRGEPFKKEASIAKLVASNAAMDNARDATQIFGGYGFMNEFPVSRFYRDAKILEIGEGTSEVQRMLIARHLGVA; from the coding sequence ATGATCGACTTTCGGCTGGATGACGAGTACGAGGCGCTGCGCAAGACGGTCGAGGAATTCGCGCGCTCCGAGGTCGCCCCGGTCATCGGCGACCTGTACGAACGGGAGGAGTTCCCGTACGAGATCGTCGCGAAGATGGCCGACATGGGCCTGTTCGGCCTGCCCTTCCCCGAGGAGTACGGCGGCATGGGCGGCGACTACTTCGCGCTGTGCCTGACGCTGGAGGAACTGGCGCGCGTCGACTCGTCGGTCGCGATCACCGTCGAGGCCGGGGTTTCCCTGGGCGCCATGCCGATCTACCGGTTCGGCACCCAGGAGCAGAAGGAAAAGTGGCTCCCGGAGTTGTGCGCCGGCACCGCGCTCGGCGCTTTCGGCCTCACCGAACCGGGCGGCGGCTCGGACGCGGGTGCCACCCGCACGCGGGCGAAACTCGACGGCGACACCTGGGTGATCAACGGCAGCAAATCGTTCATCACCAACTCCGGCACCGACATCACGAAACTGGTCACGGTCACCGCCGTCACCGACGTGAAGGAGAACGGGCGCAAGGAGATCTCGGCGATCATCGTCCCGTCCGGCACCCCGGGCTTCGCGGTGGCGCCGAAGTACTCCAAGGTCGGCTGGAACTGCTCGGACACGCACGAGCTCTCGTTCGACGACGTCCGCGTCCCGGCCGAGAACCTGGTCGGCGAGCGCGGCCGAGGGTACGCGCAGTTCCTGTCCATTTTGGACGAAGGCCGGGTCGCGATCGCCGCGCTGAGCGTCGGTCTCGCGCAGGGCTGTGTCGACGAATGCCTGCGCTACGTCAAGGAGCGCGAGGCGTTCGGGCACAAGATCGGCGAGTACCAGGCGATCCAGTTCAAGGTCGCCGACATGGAGGTGCGCACGCACACCGCGCGGCTGGCGTACTACGCGGCGGCGTCGAAGATGCTGCGCGGCGAGCCGTTCAAGAAGGAGGCGTCGATCGCGAAGCTCGTCGCGTCGAACGCCGCCATGGACAACGCGCGCGACGCGACGCAGATCTTCGGCGGGTACGGCTTCATGAACGAGTTCCCGGTGAGCAGGTTCTATCGGGACGCGAAGATCCTGGAGATCGGGGAGGGGACCTCGGAGGTGCAGCGGATGCTGATCGCGCGGCACCTCGGCGTCGCCTGA
- a CDS encoding biotin carboxylase N-terminal domain-containing protein — MFDTVLVANRGEIAVRVIRSLQGLGIRSVAVYSDADADARHVREAHTAVRIGPAEAAKSYLSIPAIVQAALDTGAQAVHPGYGFLAENAEFARACAEAGLVFIGPPVEAIDAMGDKIRAKATVSSAGVPVVPGASDVDIPEGGFAAAAEKVGFPLLLKPSAGGGGKGMRLVTELSELDAAIESARREAKGSFGDDTLLMERFVTTPRHIEIQVLADTHGNVIHLGERECSLQRRHQKIIEEAPSVLLDEATRANMGASAVEAARSVGYVGAGTVEFIVSAKAPDEFFFMEMNTRLQVEHPVTELVTGLDLVEWQVKIAAGDVLTVSQDDVRLDGHAVEARVYAEDPARGFIPTGGTVLAVHEPSGEGVRVDSWMSEGAVIGSNYDPMLAKVIAWGPDRAAALHRLDLALADTALLGLGTNVAFLRGLLSDPDVRDGKLDTGLVDRQLSTLVSEEVPPEFFVAAALDRLLSLQPQGSVIDPWDVPDGWRLGASGGIDFALKSGSSEAVVRVQGTPANALVSVDGAEAVRVSARREGDLLEVRHPTGFHRYRHAAGRGKTVWLARDGHSFAIGERERLRSAAGAAGGAGPVTSPMPGTVLVVKVAAGDVVSAGTPLVVVEAMKMEHTITAPIDGVVSELPVRTGQQVALDETVAVVTPQKDGP, encoded by the coding sequence ATCCGCTCGCTGCAAGGGCTCGGCATCCGCTCGGTCGCGGTGTACAGCGACGCGGACGCCGACGCCCGGCACGTCCGCGAGGCGCATACGGCGGTCCGCATCGGCCCGGCCGAAGCGGCGAAAAGCTATCTGTCCATCCCGGCGATCGTCCAGGCGGCGCTCGACACGGGCGCGCAGGCGGTGCACCCCGGCTACGGCTTCCTCGCGGAGAACGCGGAATTCGCCCGCGCCTGCGCCGAGGCCGGGCTGGTCTTCATCGGCCCGCCGGTCGAGGCCATCGACGCCATGGGCGACAAGATCCGCGCCAAGGCGACGGTGTCGTCGGCGGGGGTTCCCGTCGTGCCGGGCGCGTCCGATGTGGACATTCCCGAAGGTGGTTTCGCCGCCGCCGCGGAGAAGGTCGGGTTCCCGCTGCTGCTCAAGCCGTCCGCCGGTGGTGGCGGCAAGGGGATGCGGCTGGTCACCGAACTGTCCGAACTGGACGCCGCCATCGAGTCCGCACGCCGTGAGGCGAAGGGTTCCTTCGGTGACGACACGCTGCTCATGGAGCGGTTCGTCACCACGCCGCGCCATATCGAGATCCAGGTGCTCGCCGACACCCACGGCAACGTGATCCACCTCGGCGAGCGGGAATGCAGCCTGCAGCGGCGGCACCAGAAGATCATCGAAGAGGCCCCGTCCGTTCTCCTCGACGAAGCCACGCGCGCGAACATGGGCGCGTCCGCGGTCGAGGCCGCGCGATCGGTCGGCTACGTCGGCGCGGGCACGGTCGAGTTCATCGTGTCGGCCAAGGCACCGGACGAGTTCTTCTTCATGGAGATGAACACCCGGCTGCAGGTCGAGCATCCGGTGACCGAACTGGTGACCGGACTCGATCTCGTCGAGTGGCAGGTCAAGATCGCCGCGGGTGACGTGCTCACCGTGTCGCAGGACGACGTCCGGCTGGACGGTCACGCCGTCGAGGCCCGCGTTTACGCCGAAGATCCCGCTCGAGGCTTCATTCCCACCGGCGGGACCGTGCTCGCGGTCCACGAACCGTCCGGCGAGGGAGTGCGCGTCGACTCGTGGATGAGCGAGGGCGCGGTCATCGGCTCGAACTACGATCCGATGCTGGCCAAGGTCATCGCCTGGGGCCCGGACCGCGCGGCCGCGTTGCACCGGCTCGATCTCGCGCTCGCCGACACCGCGCTGCTCGGCCTCGGCACGAACGTCGCGTTCCTGCGCGGGCTCCTGTCGGACCCCGATGTGCGCGACGGCAAACTCGACACTGGCCTCGTCGACAGGCAACTGTCCACTTTGGTCTCCGAAGAGGTACCGCCGGAGTTCTTCGTGGCGGCCGCGCTCGACAGGCTGCTTTCCCTGCAGCCGCAGGGATCGGTCATCGACCCCTGGGACGTTCCCGACGGCTGGCGGCTCGGCGCGTCCGGCGGGATCGACTTCGCCCTGAAGTCGGGAAGTTCCGAAGCCGTCGTGCGGGTGCAGGGCACGCCGGCGAACGCGCTCGTCAGCGTTGACGGCGCCGAAGCCGTGCGGGTTTCCGCGCGGCGCGAGGGCGATCTGCTGGAAGTCCGGCATCCCACCGGTTTCCACCGCTACCGGCACGCCGCCGGTCGAGGGAAGACCGTCTGGCTCGCGCGGGACGGCCACAGCTTCGCGATCGGTGAGCGGGAAAGGCTGCGGTCCGCCGCCGGTGCCGCGGGCGGCGCCGGACCGGTGACCAGCCCGATGCCCGGCACCGTCCTCGTGGTCAAGGTCGCCGCCGGTGACGTCGTGAGCGCCGGGACGCCGCTCGTGGTCGTCGAGGCGATGAAGATGGAGCACACGATCACCGCGCCGATCGACGGCGTGGTCAGCGAACTCCCCGTCCGGACCGGCCAACAGGTCGCGCTGGACGAAACCGTAGCCGTTGTGACACCCCAAAAGGATGGCCCATGA